A window of the Euwallacea similis isolate ESF13 chromosome 20, ESF131.1, whole genome shotgun sequence genome harbors these coding sequences:
- the LOC136415371 gene encoding toll-like receptor Tollo isoform X2 — translation MPVVLAFLLLSFVKLTWTLNCDKTFSYYEEYGQNSFNVSCSGITKGYEYFLEDITINNEISLTVADSVLEGITSTIFKNVKNIKILHIYNSTFEFDRNLAIFEKLLKLEKLLVEDTHFEVENVTLRGLNHLKRLELRNNGLSSIDPGGFKELESLESLEIVENHVKVIGDLQLCELNKLKRLSLRQNLISTLKSVYFSCAKNSRPLDISVNSQSTSPLISESTYYNWGTIQYDLSELDLSCNQIVDLNFALESLGKLRVLNLGHNQLVSLKTPNLRSLFRLQKLNLTSNELRIFDSRIFANKTQLTIVDLSFNVLSKISASYSPQLKFLDLSFNNISDISFSNLPSLEKLNLRSNKIRNWASQGFLSVPSLSILNLAENHIELNQNLFTDLEGLEQLSLMSNALNHIPELTFSNLKNLKVLDLSQNVIESMDVQTFHNLENLEVLNLSDNAIESLSYKIIEPLKNLRSLDIGANKLIYIEYELILSKLPSLSNINIKSNQLTCDDLGRIIMFLKQKHIVYTQSEHIENLNQNVAGIPCRSAVKNMLVSDDSTSSSRGALFNFGMFMVATLGSIITGIVCYRFYIYLKRRRYRADEFELVLE, via the coding sequence ATGCCGGTTGTCCTCGCATTCCTGCTTCTGAGCTTCGTGAAGCTAACCTGGACCCTCAACTGCGACAAGACTTTCTCCTACTACGAAGAATATGGCCAAAACTCTTTCAACGTCAGCTGTAGTGGCATCACCAAGGGATATGAGTACTTCCTGGAGGACATCACCATCAACAACGAAATTTCCCTGACAGTGGCCGACTCCGTCTTGGAAGGCATCACTAGTACCATCTTCAAGAACGtgaagaatattaaaattctgcATATTTACAACAGCACGTTTGAGTTCGACAGAAATTTGGCTATTTTCGAGAAGTTACTGAAGCTGGAGAAGCTTCTTGTGGAGGACACCCATTTTGAGGTTGAGAACGTGACTCTTCGGGGGCTGAACCATCTAAAACGTTTAGAGCTGAGGAATAATGGACTGTCTTCTATTGATCCTGGAGGGTTTAAGGAGCTGGAAAGTTTGGAAAGTTTGGAAATTGTGGAGAATCACGTGAAGGTGATTGGTGATTTGCAGTTGTGCGAGTTGAACAAGCTAAAGAGACTTAGTTTGAGGCAGAACTTAATTTCGACCctcaaatctgtttatttttcgtGCGCTAAGAACTCTAGACCTCTGGATATCAGTGTGAATAGCCAGTCGACCTCGCCCCTTATATCAGAGAGTACTTACTACAATTGGGGTACTATTCAGTATGACTTAAGTGAGCTAGATTTAAGCTGCAACCAAATAGTAGATCTTAACTTCGCTCTGGAGAGCTTAGGTAAGCTCAGGGTGCTAAACCTGGGGCACAATCAGCTGGTTAGTCTCAAAACTCCCAATCTGAGGTCACTTTTCAGACTACAAAAGCTTAACTTAACCAGTAATGAGCTCAGAATTTTCGACTCCAGAATATTCGCCAACAAAACTCAACTCACCATCGTCGACTTATCCTTCAACGTCTTAAGCAAAATCAGCGCCTCCTACTCACCTCAGCTCAAATTTCTGGATCTGAGCTTCAACAACATTTCAGACATTTCATTCTCCAATTTGCCGAGCCTCGAGAAGCTCAATTTGCGATCGAATAAAATTCGAAACTGGGCCTCCCAAGGGTTCCTCAGTGTTCCGAGTCTAAGTATCCTGAACTTGGCAGAAAACCATATTGAATTAAACCAAAATCTTTTCACCGATTTAGAAGGCCTTGAGCAACTGAGCTTGATGAGCAACGCGTTAAATCACATTCCTGAACTGACTTTCTCAAACCTCAAAAATCTGAAAGTCCTAGATTTGTCCCAGAACGTCATAGAATCTATGGACGTTCAGACCTTTCACAACTTGGAGAACTTGGAGGTCCTGAACTTGTCTGATAACGCTATAGAGTCTTTGTCGTACAAGATAATAGAGCCTCTAAAAAACCTAAGAAGCCTGGACATCGGTGCTAATAAGCTGATATACATAGAATATGAGCTAATACTCTCAAAGCTGCCCAGTCTCAGCAacatcaacatcaaatcaaatcAGCTCACTTGTGATGACCTGGGCCGAATCATAATGTTCCTGAAGCAAAAGCACATAGTGTATACTCAAAGTGAACACATcgaaaatttgaatcaaaatgtTGCAGGCATTCCCTGCAGATCTGCAGTGAAGAACATGCTGGTGTCCGATGACTCCACGTCATCGAGCAGGGGAGCTTTGTTCAACTTTGGAATGTTCATGGTAGCCACATTGGGCTCAATCATAACTGGGATTGTCTGCTATAGATTctacatttatttgaaaaggaGGAGATATAGGGCTGACGAGTTTGAACTAGTTTTAGAGTGA
- the LOC136415371 gene encoding toll-like receptor Tollo isoform X1, translating to MSVTPDLMPVVLAFLLLSFVKLTWTLNCDKTFSYYEEYGQNSFNVSCSGITKGYEYFLEDITINNEISLTVADSVLEGITSTIFKNVKNIKILHIYNSTFEFDRNLAIFEKLLKLEKLLVEDTHFEVENVTLRGLNHLKRLELRNNGLSSIDPGGFKELESLESLEIVENHVKVIGDLQLCELNKLKRLSLRQNLISTLKSVYFSCAKNSRPLDISVNSQSTSPLISESTYYNWGTIQYDLSELDLSCNQIVDLNFALESLGKLRVLNLGHNQLVSLKTPNLRSLFRLQKLNLTSNELRIFDSRIFANKTQLTIVDLSFNVLSKISASYSPQLKFLDLSFNNISDISFSNLPSLEKLNLRSNKIRNWASQGFLSVPSLSILNLAENHIELNQNLFTDLEGLEQLSLMSNALNHIPELTFSNLKNLKVLDLSQNVIESMDVQTFHNLENLEVLNLSDNAIESLSYKIIEPLKNLRSLDIGANKLIYIEYELILSKLPSLSNINIKSNQLTCDDLGRIIMFLKQKHIVYTQSEHIENLNQNVAGIPCRSAVKNMLVSDDSTSSSRGALFNFGMFMVATLGSIITGIVCYRFYIYLKRRRYRADEFELVLE from the exons ATGAGTGTCACGCCTG ACCTAATGCCGGTTGTCCTCGCATTCCTGCTTCTGAGCTTCGTGAAGCTAACCTGGACCCTCAACTGCGACAAGACTTTCTCCTACTACGAAGAATATGGCCAAAACTCTTTCAACGTCAGCTGTAGTGGCATCACCAAGGGATATGAGTACTTCCTGGAGGACATCACCATCAACAACGAAATTTCCCTGACAGTGGCCGACTCCGTCTTGGAAGGCATCACTAGTACCATCTTCAAGAACGtgaagaatattaaaattctgcATATTTACAACAGCACGTTTGAGTTCGACAGAAATTTGGCTATTTTCGAGAAGTTACTGAAGCTGGAGAAGCTTCTTGTGGAGGACACCCATTTTGAGGTTGAGAACGTGACTCTTCGGGGGCTGAACCATCTAAAACGTTTAGAGCTGAGGAATAATGGACTGTCTTCTATTGATCCTGGAGGGTTTAAGGAGCTGGAAAGTTTGGAAAGTTTGGAAATTGTGGAGAATCACGTGAAGGTGATTGGTGATTTGCAGTTGTGCGAGTTGAACAAGCTAAAGAGACTTAGTTTGAGGCAGAACTTAATTTCGACCctcaaatctgtttatttttcgtGCGCTAAGAACTCTAGACCTCTGGATATCAGTGTGAATAGCCAGTCGACCTCGCCCCTTATATCAGAGAGTACTTACTACAATTGGGGTACTATTCAGTATGACTTAAGTGAGCTAGATTTAAGCTGCAACCAAATAGTAGATCTTAACTTCGCTCTGGAGAGCTTAGGTAAGCTCAGGGTGCTAAACCTGGGGCACAATCAGCTGGTTAGTCTCAAAACTCCCAATCTGAGGTCACTTTTCAGACTACAAAAGCTTAACTTAACCAGTAATGAGCTCAGAATTTTCGACTCCAGAATATTCGCCAACAAAACTCAACTCACCATCGTCGACTTATCCTTCAACGTCTTAAGCAAAATCAGCGCCTCCTACTCACCTCAGCTCAAATTTCTGGATCTGAGCTTCAACAACATTTCAGACATTTCATTCTCCAATTTGCCGAGCCTCGAGAAGCTCAATTTGCGATCGAATAAAATTCGAAACTGGGCCTCCCAAGGGTTCCTCAGTGTTCCGAGTCTAAGTATCCTGAACTTGGCAGAAAACCATATTGAATTAAACCAAAATCTTTTCACCGATTTAGAAGGCCTTGAGCAACTGAGCTTGATGAGCAACGCGTTAAATCACATTCCTGAACTGACTTTCTCAAACCTCAAAAATCTGAAAGTCCTAGATTTGTCCCAGAACGTCATAGAATCTATGGACGTTCAGACCTTTCACAACTTGGAGAACTTGGAGGTCCTGAACTTGTCTGATAACGCTATAGAGTCTTTGTCGTACAAGATAATAGAGCCTCTAAAAAACCTAAGAAGCCTGGACATCGGTGCTAATAAGCTGATATACATAGAATATGAGCTAATACTCTCAAAGCTGCCCAGTCTCAGCAacatcaacatcaaatcaaatcAGCTCACTTGTGATGACCTGGGCCGAATCATAATGTTCCTGAAGCAAAAGCACATAGTGTATACTCAAAGTGAACACATcgaaaatttgaatcaaaatgtTGCAGGCATTCCCTGCAGATCTGCAGTGAAGAACATGCTGGTGTCCGATGACTCCACGTCATCGAGCAGGGGAGCTTTGTTCAACTTTGGAATGTTCATGGTAGCCACATTGGGCTCAATCATAACTGGGATTGTCTGCTATAGATTctacatttatttgaaaaggaGGAGATATAGGGCTGACGAGTTTGAACTAGTTTTAGAGTGA
- the LOC136415723 gene encoding cylicin-2-like, producing MKITVILLFGVLIASLAVSLAHPAKSKHSQKHHSSSGSKGGGKKVKGKTYFEEAGKQVSVSSGKHDREKGSHGSDKSEDHKELDEEKGAKKHKHYHADKHERFHKSGGESAHGAKFEEASKRHKGNFKKGYREKFHKDELQKHDRFFNKGESSGAYNIYGKKGSKYGSEQVSKKSAGKFKSLKSEGKHAKSGKKSSGHHKGDKKGHKSSKGSKSHHSKGSSHASKGSKKGGKRYKHKGH from the exons ATGAAAATCACGGTGATTTTG ttattcGGAGTACTAATCGCCTCCTTAGCAGTGTCTCTAGCTCACCCAGCAAAATCCAAGCACAGCCAAAAACACCATTCTTCCTCAGGTTCTAAAGGCGGAGGCAAGAAAGTTAAAG GCAAGACATACTTCGAGGAGGCTGGCAAGCAAGTTTCTGTATCTTCTGGGAAGCACGACAGGGAAAAGGGCAGTCACGGGTCCGACAAATCGGAAGACCACAAGGAACTAGACGAGGAGAAAGGGGCTAAGAAGCATAAGCACTATCATGCGGATAAACATGAGAGGTTCCATAAGAGCGGAGGGGAGAGTGCGCATGGAGCGAAGTTCGAGGAGGCTTCAAAGCGGCATAAGGGCAATTTCAAAAAG GGCTACAGGGAGAAGTTCCATAAGGATGAACTGCAAAAGCATGATCGGTTCTTCAATAAGGGCGAGAGCTCTGGAGCCTACAATATCTACGGTAAAAAGGGCTCCAAGTACGGTTCAGAGCAAGTTTCCAAGAAGTCCGCTGGTAAATTCAAG AGCCTGAAATCTGAAGGCAAACACGCAAAATCCGGTAAGAAATCTAGTGGTCATCACAAGGGCGACAAAAAGGGTCATAAGAGCTCCAAAGGATCGAAAAGCCATCACTCCAAAGGGAGTTCGCACGCAAGTAAGGGCAGCAAGAAGGGGGGTAAGCGCTACAAACACAAGGGGCACTAA
- the Ir8a gene encoding ionotropic receptor 25a has product MQKSNVQYFEEYLRTLQSNQEIELSMVQLSEYDDDESQKICAALSQGFSLILDFTWSGNEVVQDLVSNMSLPYIHIDVSIAAFLILLDSYLDNRNSTDILIIFDKEEYIDQALYHWLDSTRLRMVMAEPLDRTMARKIKQIRPIPNSFAIIASTANMPEILSQAIHEGLLDLPDRWNLVFTDFQATNFDRSLLYNQSVSLIYLNSQLCHDLLKDDHCPEDFELNDRYLQWMAVSIDKLVHRLLEERLKFPTMAFECMKPDFPDETKQRFDDVFEAILMDNSNILTLQGKSVHLGVRGKVEKMVNGSFQVIAQYKDGNLLLEPEKQFDPIRAFYRIGITHALPWSYKEQNAETGEYFWTGYCVDFVKKLAEVMNFAYEFVEPAVGTFGEKVNGTWNGVVGDLAVGDIDMAVTAIIMTADKEEVIDFVAPYYEQTGITIVMRKPVRKTSLFKFMTVLKLEVWLSIVAALIVTGFMIWFLDKYSPYSARNNKKAYPYPCREFTLKESFWFALTSFTPQGGGEAPKALSGRTLVAAYWLFVVLMLATFTANLAAFLTVERMQAPVQSLEQLARQSRINYTVVRDSETHKYFINMKFAEDTLYRMWKELTLNASTDDTRYRVWDYPIREQYGHILLAINDSNPVDNATEGFRITDEHLDADFAFIHDSSEIRYEISKNCNLTEVGEVFAEKPYAVAVQQGSHLQDDLSKVILDLQKNRFFERLQSKYWNNSAKDDCPSTDDNEGITLESLGGVFIATLFGLALAMVTLAGEVWYYRRRGQREKEQMKVQKSKNLPGTIPGLLKLPKPSVAPVRLDGFKPGASVTIGTTFNPVNLKGNLTKELESVNISHISLYPKARNRITRVD; this is encoded by the exons ATGCAGAAATCCAACGTTCAATACTTCGAGGAGTATTTGAGGACACTCCAAAGTAACCAGGAGATTGAGCTGTCGATGGTGCAGCTCTCTGAATACGACGATGATGAAAGTCAAAAAATTTGCGCTGCTTTGTCCCAGGGCTTCAGTCTCATCTTGGACTTCACTTGGTCAGGCAATGAAGTTGTCCAGGATTTAGTCAGTAACATGAGCCTGCCGTACATCCACATCGATGTCTCTATTGCCGCTTTCCTGATTTTGTTGGATTCTTACTTGGACAATAGGAATTCTACTGATATATTGATTATATTTGATAAAGAGGAAT ACATCGATCAAGCCCTATACCACTGGTTGGACTCCACAAGGCTGAGAATGGTCATGGCGGAGCCCTTGGATAGAACTATGGCCAGGAAAATCAAGCAGATAAGGCCAATTCCGAATAGCTTTGCTATTATAGCTAGCACCGCCAACATGCCCGAAATTCTATCTCAG GCGATTCATGAAGGATTACTCGACTTGCCAGATCGCTGGAATTTAGTCTTCACAGACTTCCAAGCAACGAACTTCGACCGGAGCCTACTTTACAACCAATCAGTTTCTCTGATATACCTCAATTCTCAGCTTTGCCATGACCTCCTGAAAGATGACCACTGTCCGGAGGATTTTGAGCTAAATGACCGGTATCTACAATGGATGGCCGTTTCCATCGACAAGCTGGTTCATAGGTTGTTGGAGGAACGTCTGAAGTTCCCTACAATGGCATTTGAGTGCATGAAACCGGATTTTCCAGATGAGACCAAGCAGAGGTTCGACGACGTTTTCGAAGCGATCCTCATGGATAATTCGAATATTCTCACTCTGCAAGGGAAGAGTGTGCATCTTGGAGTGAGGGGGAAGGTAGAGAAAATGGTTAATGGAAGCTTTCAG gTTATTGCGCAATACAAGGACGGGAACCTGCTGCTTGAACCTGAAAAGCAGTTTGATCCTATCAGGGCATTTTATAGAATAGGCATCACTCAT GCTCTTCCGTGGTCCTACAAAGAACAAAATGCAGAAACAGGTGAATATTTCTGGACGGGATATTGCGTCGATTTTGTCAAAAAGCTGGCAGAAGTGATGAATTTTGCTTATGAATTTGTGGAGCCTGCAGTGGGGACTTTTGGGGAGAAAGTTAACGGGACTTGGAATGGTGTTGTTGGGGACTTGGCTGTGGGG GATATTGATATGGCCGTAACTGCAATTATTATGACAGCTGATAAAGAGGAAGTCATAGACTTTGTTGCCCCATATTACGAACAAACAGGGATTACTATTG TAATGAGAAAACCAGTTCGGAAAACCTCTCTCTTCAAGTTCATgactgttttaaaattagaagtATGGCTTAGCATAGTAGCCGCCCTAATCGTCACTGGGTTCATGATTTGGTTCCTGGACAAATACTCACCTTACAGCGctagaaataacaaaaaagctTATCCATATCCTTGCAG GGAATTCACTCTCAAAGAGAGCTTCTGGTTCGCTTTGACTTCATTCACCCCTCAAGGGGGTGGTGAGGCTCCAAAGGCTTTGTCTGGAAGGACTTTGGTGGCAGCCTATTGGCTCTTCGTGGTCCTCATGCTAGCCACTTTCACAGCGAATTTGGCTGCCTTTTTGACTGTGGAAAGAATGCAG GCCCCAGTGCAATCCTTGGAACAGCTGGCCAGACAATCGAGGATCAACTACACCGTAGTCAGAGACTCAGAAACTCATAAGTACTTTATTAATATGAAGTTTGCTGAAGACACGTTGTATAG AATGTGGAAAGAACTGACCTTAAATGCTTCAACTGACGATACGCGATACAGAGTCTGGGACTATCCCATCAGAGAGCAGTATGGTCATATTTTGCTGGCAATAAACGACTCTAATCCAGTGGACAATGCCACAGAAGGATTCAGGATTACAGACGAACACTTGGATGCTGATTTTGCCTTTATTCACGATTCCAGTGAGATTCGTTACGAAATTAGCAAGAACTGCAATCTCACTGAAGTAGGGGAAGTGTTTGCAGAAAAGCCTTATGCAGTGGCTGTGCAGCAGGGTAGTCATTTGCAGGATGACCTGAGCAAAGT TATCTtagatttacaaaaaaatcgtttCTTTGAACGATTGCAGTCTAAATATTGGAATAACTCGGCCAAAGATGACTGTCCCAGTACTGACGATAATGAAGGAATTACGTTAGAAAGTCTGG GCGGGGTTTTTATAGCCACTCTCTTCGGCCTAGCTCTAGCAATGGTAACATTGGCAGGAGAGGTTTGGTACTACCGCAGGAGGGGTCAAAGAGAAAAGGAGCAGATGAAAGTACAGAAATCGAAGAACTTACCTGGTACTATTCcag GTCTCCTAAAACTACCAAAACCTAGTGTGGCTCCTGTGAGATTGGACGGATTTAAACCAGGAGCCTCTGTAAC
- the LOC136415722 gene encoding endoplasmic reticulum-Golgi intermediate compartment protein 2, with protein METEKVSIPRYRGSRLNKVKKMDIFPKIEDPYKMTSSVGGTFSIISFVIIGWLLYSEISYYFNSKFVFKFSPDVELEEKLKINIDMTVAMPCGLVGTDVLDSTNQNTFKFGQLEEEDTWFELSDNQKVHFENKKHFNSYLREEYHAVKDLLWKSSFSTHFGEMPPRDHTPDRPYDGCRIYGSLVLNKVAGNFHITAGKSISLPRGHIHISAFISDSDYNFTHRINRLSFGDSSPGIVHPLEGDELIISNSMTVVNYFIEVVPTTVKTFLNTISTYQYSVKELTRPINHDKGSHGIPGIYFKYDMSALRVTVSQERDHLGMFLARLCAIVGGVYVCSGIVNNLVQLVINFVTCNWSRKSQDGELKQQTFQNCVTTEAPK; from the exons ATGGAAACCGAGAAAGTCTCTATTCCGAGGTACAGAGGTTCCCGGCTGAATAAAGTTAAGAAAATGGATATATTTCCCAAAATTGAGGACCCATACAAAATGACCTCTTCTGTAGGTGGCACTT TTTCAATTATAAGTTTTGTCATAATTGGTTGGCTGCTGTATTCAGAAATCAGTTACTACTTCAACAGCAAGTTTGTCTTCAAGTTTTCTCCAGACGTGGAACTGGAAGagaagttgaaaattaatattgacaTGACAGTGGCCATGCCCTGCGGAC TTGTTGGTACTGATGTACTGGACTCGACGAACCAAAACACTTTCAAATTCGGCCAACTCGAGGAAGAAGACACTTGGTTTGAACTTTCTGATAACCAAAAAGTTcactttgaaaacaaaaagcaCTTCAATTCTTATCTTAGAGAAGAGTACCACGCTGTTAAG GATCTCTTATGGAAAAGCAGCTTCTCCACCCACTTCGGAGAAATGCCTCCCCGAGATCACACTCCTGATCGTCCTTACGACGGTTGTCGCATCTATGGAAGTCTTGTTTTGAATAAAGTAGCAGGAAACTTCCACATAACCGCGGGCAAAAGCATAAGTCTGCCTCGTGGACATATCCACATCAGCGCTTTTATTTCAGATTCGGACTACAACTTCACTCATAGGATCAATAGGCTCAGTTTTGGAGATTCCAGTCCTGGGATCGTGCACCCTTTGGAGG GTGACGAGTTAATTATATCGAACTCGATGACAGTAGTGAACTATTTTATCGAGGTGGTACCTACGACAGTGAAAACTTTCCTCAACACCATCAGTACCTACCAGTACAGTGTCAAAGAGCTAACCAGGCCTATCAACCACGATAAAGGAAGCCATGGTATCCCAGGAATATACTTCAAATACGACATGTCTGCCCTGCGAGTGACAGTCAGCCAGGAACGAGACCATTTAGGGATGTTTTTGGCGAGATTGTGTGCAATTGTAGGGGGAGTGTATGTGTGCTCAGGGATTGTGAACAATTTGGTGCAGttagttattaattttgtgacTTGTAACTGGAGTCGTAAGAGTCAAGATGGGGAATTAAAGCAGCAAACGTTTCAGAATTGCGTTACAACTGAAGCACCCAAATAG
- the LOC136415720 gene encoding protein IWS1 homolog A-like, translated as MILHGRSKVLEVFLWVLAALAASSARSANYGPETGLDGYEHRNPPDYSQFFKKENDAGTAASGKVATLHKPYTAYDAAFQEYLKIPAIPASYYEEPNEQQASSDTEALAPAPKRKQRIDPYEEIKQSVAAALHYNSASAASENKPQKAVSGEAVPPGPHYVSHKLPYYQYSDEDEAQSKDQGKTAAPPTKSKNKSKKKKVKASASTYQPYGIPYGHEPYVPEGQAEQTKMEPVTFYGSKNVDYNTGKSSSTVAQRPSASAYQETVKLPSTTANPYLQYQFPPAVNYEALQSKYLQSIATTPAPVKNIESGNLNEQPQAEIVPASSDNAPESTKNKNCRKIDGPENAENMNCFVCEDAVNKAKYTQCSYASSEEPVNQYAGSSIRYALPVQAPENFRIKRSPKKGRYSEDPYFDVAERNRKYFDELEKEQEAEESERQKEFHYTPFDADEYESYSENESAELLKQPGACKKVERDGSTCTVCKDPKTGGNFEQCSYTSAPKEKKYAYVAEKKFDSEDDAPEETKVVTKESSDPEEEQKAAPSIPVIQTVAAPDSFTSATKSKIVNDPFPELTAAGTTIDASSEDKDEGDTDDDTEDDDESGESETKKKEKQVADDYYYPSYGYGYGDLKKNKKLVDDDPYDVPEHFAASISKEKTADDESADDGFDEYHYKLFPELSNEADESRNDEQTSAGGQKQDVEEVLAEFAKKDRTNCKKAQKNGMTCFLCVDHNNVQHEECMYIAESKPKPTHIAYHEVQRLKDPQGRLPIVAAGDHHEETRQVEVKQPADALTLPSENSKRKKFFKKAGNSLSSAAPNAELTAAASDVVYKTVVPYEREKTSYVKETIKDSKAEGSAPDSERLEDESTKENNKEVQEPESPKEIEVGDEEGAYSHETEPVYSKLYGTVLPKYMVEKTDYEKDFDAASGFA; from the exons ATGATTCTGCACGGGAGAAGTAAAGTTCTCGAG GTGTTTCTTTGGGTGCTAGCTGCACTCGCGGCCTCTTCAGCCAGATCAGCCAATTACGGCCCTGAGACTGGATTAGATGGATACGAACATCGAAACCCCCCAGACTACAGTCAgttcttcaaaaaagaaaacgatGCCGGCACAGCAGCTTCTGGAAAAGTTGCCACCCTGCACAAGCCCTACACAGCCTACGACGCTGCTTTTCAAGAGTACCTCAAAATTCCTGCAATCCCTGCAT CTTACTATGAGGAACCGAACGAACAGCAAGCTTCCAGCGACACGGAAGCGCTGGCGCCTGCACCGAAGAGGAAGCAGAGAATTGATCCCTATGAAGAAATCAAGCAGTCAGTGGCTGCAGCACTCCACTACAATTCAGCCTCTGCAGCCTCTGAGAATAAACCTCAAAAAGCGGTCTCAGGAGAAGCCGTTCCGCCAGGACCGCACTATGTCAGCCACAAACTTCCGTACTATCAGTACTCTGACGAGGATGAGGCTCAAAGCAAAGATCAGGGCAAAACTGCGGCCCCTCCCACGAAAAGCAAGAACAAGAGCAAGAAGAAGAAAGTTAAG GCCTCTGCATCAACTTATCAGCCCTATGGAATTCCCTACGGCCACGAGCCCTATGTCCCTGAAGGACAAGCTGAGCAGACCAAAATGGAGCCGGTGACCTTCTACGGGAGCAAAAACGTAGACTACAACACTGGAAAGTCTTCTTCGACGGTTGCGCAGCGTCCATCCGCCAGCGCCTATCAGGAAACAGTCAAACTGCCCTCCACCACTGCGAATCCCTACTTGCAGTACCAATTCCCCCCTGCAGTCAACTACGAAGCCCTACAGTCCAAATACTTGCAGTCCATTGCCACCACTCCCGCCCCCGTTAAGAACATCGAAAGTGGTAACTTGAACGAGCAGCCTCAAGCCGAAATCGTTCCCGCGTCATCAGATAACGCACCAGAGAGTACCAAGAACAAAA ATTGCAGGAAAATCGATGGGCCAGAAAACGCAGAAAACATGAACTGTTTTGTTTGCGAGGACGCAGTGAACAAAGCCAAATACACCCAATGCTCCTACGCGTCCAGCGAAGAACCTGTGAACCAATATGCAGGAAGTTCTATCAGATATGCCCTCCCCGTGCAAGCCCCTGAAAATTTCAGAATCAAGAGGAGCCCCAAAAAAGGCCGCTACAGCGAAGACCCCTATTTCGACGTGGCCGAAAGAAACAGGAAGTATTTCGATGAGTTAGAGAAGGAGCAGGAAGCTGAGGAGTCTGAGAGGCAGAAAGAGTTTCACTACACCCCTTTCGACGCTGACGAGTATGAGAGTTACTCAGAAAATGAAAGCGCTGAATTGCTCAAACAGCCCGGTGCCTGCAAGAAGGTGGAGCGTGATGGTTCCACTTGCACTGTATGCAAAGATCCCAAAACTGGCGGTAATTTTGAACAGTGCTCATACACCTCGGCACCAAAGGAGAAAAAGTACGCTTATGTAGCCGAAAAGAAGTTCGACAGCGAAGATGATGCCCCTGAGGAGACCAAAGTGGTCACCAAAGAAAGCTCAGACCCAGAAGAAGAACAGAAAGCTGCCCCATCCATTCCGGTAATCCAAACTGTTGCGGCTCCAGACTCATTCACCTCAGCTACCAAAAGCAAAATTGTAAACGACCCATTTCCTGAACTGACCGCTGCTGGAACCACCATTGACGCCTCTTCTGAAGACAAAGATGAAGGAGATACGGATGATGATACTGAGGATGATGACGAATCAGGGGAGTctgaaaccaaaaaaaaggAGAAACAAGTCGCTGATGACTACTACTACCCGTCCTATGGCTACGGTTACGGAGACctgaagaaaaataagaagCTGGTAGATGATGATCCTTATGATGTACCTGAGCACTTCGCTGCGAGCATCAGCAAGGAGAAGACCGCCGATGATGAATCTGCAGATGATGGTTTCGATGAGTACCACTACAAGCTATTCCCTGAGCTGAGCAATGAGGCTGACGAGTCTAGGAATGACGAACAAACCAGCGCTGGGGGACAAAAACAAGACGTTGAGGAA GTTTTAGCAGAGTTTGCCAAAAAGGACCGCACAAACTGCAAGAAAGCCCAAAAGAATGGTATGACCTGTTTCCTCTGCGTGGACCACAATAACGTGCAACACGAAGAATGCATGTACATCGCAGAAAGCAAACCTAAGCCTACCCATATAGCATACCATGAAGTGCAAAGGCTGAAGGACCCTCAAGGACGTCTGCCTATTGTAGCGGCCGGAGATCATCACGAAGAGACCAGACAAGTGGAGGTCAAGCAGCCTGCCGACGCACTTACGTTACCTTCGGAAAACTCCAAGAGAAAGAAGTTCTTCAAGAAGGCGGGCAACTCACTGTCCTcggcagcacccaatgcggagCTTACAGCTGCCGCTTCAGATGTTGTGTATAAGACTGTGGTACCGTACGAAAGAGAAAAGACCAG TTATGTGAAGGAAACCATAAAGGACTCAAAAGCAGAAGGGAGCGCTCCTGACTCTGAAAGATTAGAAGATGAGTCGACGAAAGAGAACAACAAAGAGGTACAAGAACCAGAATCGCCCAAAGAAATTGAAGTTGGTGATGAAGAGGGAGCCTACAGCCACGAAACTGAGCCTGTATATAGCAAATTATATGGTACAGTGCTGCCCAAATACATGGTAGAAAAGACGGACTATGAGAAAGACTTCGACGCCGCATCCGGTTTTGCTTAG